In Janibacter sp. CX7, a single genomic region encodes these proteins:
- a CDS encoding NUDIX hydrolase: MSAPGNGAASGGPAGGGAAGGGAAAATGTHAHLDADLRAVLEAWPAPTPEQEQLRRDYLAHLSAHADASAKAGPPAHFTASCLVVDEPRERVLLTLHRKVGRWLQFGGHIEADDPSVAAAALREAVEESGLPAGSLHLLPGPAQLDRHALGSGFTRCTEHLDLRWIAVADPGAEPVVSPESLDVAWWPVDALPPDTDASIRALISALP; encoded by the coding sequence GTGAGCGCGCCGGGGAACGGCGCGGCCAGCGGTGGCCCGGCCGGCGGCGGCGCGGCTGGCGGCGGCGCGGCAGCAGCCACCGGTACGCACGCCCACCTCGACGCCGACCTGCGCGCCGTGCTCGAGGCCTGGCCCGCGCCGACGCCCGAGCAGGAGCAGCTGCGCCGCGACTACCTCGCCCACCTCTCCGCGCACGCCGACGCGAGCGCCAAGGCCGGCCCGCCGGCCCACTTCACCGCGTCGTGCCTCGTCGTCGACGAGCCGCGCGAGCGGGTGCTGCTCACCCTGCACCGCAAGGTCGGTCGCTGGCTGCAGTTCGGCGGGCACATCGAGGCCGACGACCCGAGCGTCGCCGCCGCCGCGCTGCGCGAGGCCGTCGAGGAGTCGGGTCTGCCCGCCGGCAGCCTCCACCTCCTCCCCGGTCCGGCGCAGCTCGACCGGCACGCGCTGGGGTCGGGCTTCACGAGGTGCACCGAGCACCTCGACCTGCGGTGGATCGCCGTCGCCGACCCCGGCGCCGAGCCGGTCGTCTCGCCGGAGTCGCTCGACGTCGCGTGGTGGCCGGTCGACGCCCTGCCGCCCGACACCGACGCCTCCATCCGCGCCCTCATCTCCGCATTGCCGTAG
- a CDS encoding PDZ domain-containing protein, translating to MTEPVHSIPRSERIARWVLAVAFVLLIVVVGGSFIKVPYAVEKPGPVTDTLGRLDDGTDLVRVTGAKTYPTDGALFFTTVRVIGGPDRHISAWEWVAGKLDSSARVVPEEEVFPKDSTDEQIKQMNTAQMQGAQKNSIAVGMRSTGVKVPQDNLVATIAEGLPADGRLALEDRVQAVDGTRTPHVADIVAAISDREPGDTVTLTVERKGREREVRVRTTDLGGGRAGIGIGIEPKYDYPYEVRIDAGDVGGPSAGMMFALAVRDRITPGEMTGGKEIAGTGTIDDSGTVGPIGGIAQKLIGAQDGGAKWFLAPESNCDEVVGHVPEGLHVTAVGDFEEATEAVEAIAKGKTSDLPTCEQVVATSR from the coding sequence GTGACCGAGCCGGTGCACTCCATCCCGCGCAGCGAGCGCATCGCCAGATGGGTCCTCGCCGTGGCCTTCGTCCTGCTCATCGTCGTCGTCGGCGGCAGCTTCATCAAGGTGCCCTATGCCGTGGAGAAGCCGGGCCCGGTGACCGACACCCTCGGCAGGCTCGACGACGGCACCGACCTCGTGCGGGTCACGGGCGCGAAGACCTACCCGACCGACGGCGCCCTCTTCTTCACGACCGTGCGGGTCATCGGCGGCCCCGACCGCCACATCTCGGCGTGGGAGTGGGTCGCCGGCAAGCTCGACTCCAGCGCGCGGGTGGTGCCGGAGGAGGAGGTCTTCCCCAAGGACAGCACCGACGAGCAGATCAAGCAGATGAACACCGCGCAGATGCAGGGCGCGCAGAAGAACTCGATCGCCGTCGGCATGCGCAGCACCGGGGTCAAGGTCCCGCAGGACAACCTCGTCGCGACGATCGCGGAGGGCCTGCCGGCCGACGGTCGGCTCGCGCTCGAGGACCGGGTGCAGGCCGTCGACGGCACGCGCACCCCGCACGTCGCCGACATCGTCGCCGCGATCTCCGACCGCGAGCCGGGTGACACGGTGACGCTGACCGTCGAGCGCAAGGGCCGTGAGCGCGAGGTCCGGGTGCGCACCACCGACCTCGGCGGCGGCCGCGCCGGCATCGGCATCGGCATCGAGCCGAAGTACGACTACCCCTACGAGGTGCGCATCGACGCCGGCGACGTCGGCGGGCCGAGCGCGGGGATGATGTTCGCCCTCGCCGTGCGCGACCGCATCACGCCGGGCGAGATGACCGGCGGCAAGGAGATCGCCGGCACCGGCACCATCGACGACTCCGGCACCGTCGGCCCGATCGGCGGCATCGCGCAGAAGCTCATCGGCGCCCAGGACGGCGGCGCGAAGTGGTTCCTCGCCCCGGAGAGCAACTGCGACGAGGTCGTCGGGCACGTCCCCGAGGGTCTGCACGTCACCGCGGTCGGCGACTTCGAGGAGGCCACGGAGGCCGTCGAGGCCATCGCGAAGGGGAAGACCTCCGACCTGCCCACGTGCGAGCAGGTCGTGGCGACGTCCCGCTGA
- a CDS encoding methylated-DNA--[protein]-cysteine S-methyltransferase, translating into MTTDVSPEDFTVTAGDRERLRGRLAAAADAEGLLDVAYRTVDSPVGPLLLAATTTGLVRVAFEREGFDEVLESLAARVSPRVLEAPARLDAVAAELEEYFAGRRHDFDLPLDLSLSSGFRQEVQAWLPHIGYGSTQTYREVAEHVGRPRAVRAVGTACATNPLPVVVPCHRVLRSDGSLGGYLGGLEAKSTLLALEAAA; encoded by the coding sequence ATGACGACCGACGTGAGCCCGGAGGACTTCACCGTGACGGCCGGCGACCGTGAGCGGCTGCGCGGGCGGCTGGCCGCGGCCGCCGACGCCGAAGGGCTGCTCGACGTCGCCTACCGGACCGTCGACTCCCCCGTCGGGCCGCTGCTGCTCGCGGCGACGACGACCGGGCTGGTGCGGGTGGCCTTCGAGCGGGAGGGCTTCGACGAGGTGCTCGAGTCGCTCGCCGCGCGGGTGAGCCCGCGGGTGCTCGAGGCGCCGGCCCGGCTCGACGCGGTCGCCGCGGAGCTCGAGGAGTACTTCGCCGGCCGCCGGCACGACTTCGACCTGCCGCTCGACCTGTCGCTGTCGTCCGGGTTCCGCCAGGAGGTGCAGGCCTGGCTGCCGCACATCGGCTACGGGAGCACGCAGACCTATCGCGAGGTGGCCGAGCACGTCGGTCGGCCGCGCGCGGTGCGCGCCGTCGGCACGGCCTGCGCGACCAACCCGCTGCCCGTCGTCGTCCCCTGCCACCGGGTGCTGCGCTCCGACGGGTCGCTCGGCGGCTACCTCGGCGGTCTCGAGGCGAAGTCGACCCTCCTCGCGCTCGAGGCGGCCGCATGA
- a CDS encoding UPF0182 family protein translates to MPQARLAKVLLAVAAVVVAVSLAASLWTESLWFGSLGYSGMWWSRLRTQVMLFVVGGLLTAVPVGVSLWLAHRTRPLTVPMTAGEHALAQYRSAIEPFRRATAIALPSVLGILGGLAAAAQWQTWMLWRNGSSTGVTDPEFGRDVGYYLFALPWWSFLVGFLTVVAIATLLAALFAHYVYGGIVPPGRGRSSRAAFLHLAIIAAVLALLRAWSYVLDAHGLTTREGEVLTGVGYTGAHAIVPTKYILAVAAAMCAGLFLASVRSRSWRLPVIAVGTLVVLSVVVGSIYPALVETYKVSPSRNSLEEPYLQRNIDATRAAYGVTDVKTSSYDAVSDVSSGQLREDADSIPGIRLLDPAVVSPTYQELQAQQPYYTFHDELDVDRYDVDGDMVDVVVGARELDLDKVPSDRRDWVNDHTVYTHGYGLVMARGAQSRGGDPEWLNPTSAIGEYEPRIYFGEEMRHFSIVGQGDTSTPREVDRPTGGEESRYTYQGEGGVGIGSWPRQAAYAITHRDLKFLLSDAVGGDSRLLEHRTPTERVQRVAPWLTLDDDVYPTVVDGRIQWVVDGYTTSNDYPYSTAFSISGVQSGQVSSVQTQRNSSLVGDRINYMRNSVKATVDAYDGTVRLYKWDDEDPIVNAWDKAFPGLLKSTQSISGDLMSHLRYPEDIFRMQRAVLADYHVTAASDFRAGQDRWRVPDDPSRGDDGVAQPPYFLSLAMPDQREPVWSLTSTYIPRGTRNVMAGYLSADGDAGSTAGKPADGYGDLRLLSVPRDTTVPGVGQVQNNIVSSTATTGSGSQTLTDWINNANRGGSQVHFGNQLALPVGEGFLHVEPIYVSSASGTSYPQLRVVVATFAGRVAWGQTLDAALDELFGGDAGVDGGDDGSKEPKGKEPAEPKNLTADEKKLREAIAGMQQAYKDSEEALEKGDFTAYGEAQKELKKYLEDAAEAQPGGGSATLDEG, encoded by the coding sequence GTGCCGCAGGCACGCCTGGCCAAGGTGCTGCTCGCCGTCGCGGCGGTGGTCGTGGCCGTCAGCCTCGCCGCCTCGCTGTGGACCGAGTCGCTGTGGTTCGGCTCCCTCGGCTACTCCGGCATGTGGTGGTCGCGGCTGCGCACCCAGGTCATGCTCTTCGTCGTCGGCGGCCTGCTCACGGCCGTGCCCGTCGGGGTGAGCCTGTGGCTCGCCCACCGCACCCGCCCGCTGACCGTGCCGATGACGGCCGGCGAGCACGCGCTCGCGCAGTACCGCAGCGCCATCGAACCCTTCCGTCGCGCGACGGCGATCGCCCTCCCTTCGGTCCTGGGGATCCTCGGCGGACTGGCCGCCGCCGCCCAGTGGCAGACCTGGATGCTGTGGCGCAACGGCAGCTCCACCGGCGTGACCGATCCCGAGTTCGGCCGCGACGTCGGCTACTACCTCTTCGCCCTGCCGTGGTGGAGCTTCCTCGTCGGCTTCCTCACCGTCGTCGCCATCGCGACCCTGCTCGCCGCGCTCTTCGCGCACTACGTCTACGGCGGCATCGTCCCGCCGGGCCGCGGCCGGTCCAGCCGCGCGGCCTTCCTCCACCTGGCGATCATCGCCGCCGTCCTCGCGCTGCTGCGGGCGTGGAGCTATGTCCTCGACGCCCACGGCCTGACGACGCGCGAAGGGGAGGTCCTCACCGGTGTCGGGTACACCGGCGCGCACGCCATCGTGCCGACGAAGTACATCCTCGCCGTCGCCGCGGCGATGTGCGCCGGGCTCTTCCTCGCCTCGGTGCGCTCGCGCTCGTGGCGCCTGCCGGTCATCGCCGTCGGCACGCTCGTCGTGCTGTCGGTCGTCGTCGGCTCGATCTACCCGGCCCTCGTCGAGACCTACAAGGTCTCGCCCTCGCGCAACTCGCTCGAGGAGCCCTATCTCCAGCGCAACATCGACGCGACCCGGGCGGCCTACGGCGTCACCGACGTCAAGACGTCGAGCTATGACGCGGTCTCCGACGTCTCGTCCGGGCAGCTGCGCGAGGACGCCGACTCGATCCCCGGCATCCGCCTGCTCGACCCGGCGGTCGTCAGCCCGACCTACCAGGAGCTGCAGGCGCAGCAGCCCTACTACACCTTCCACGACGAGCTCGACGTCGACCGCTACGACGTCGACGGCGACATGGTCGACGTCGTCGTCGGGGCCCGCGAGCTCGACCTCGACAAGGTGCCCTCGGACCGGCGCGACTGGGTCAACGACCACACCGTCTACACGCACGGCTACGGCCTGGTCATGGCTCGCGGTGCGCAGTCGCGCGGTGGCGACCCGGAGTGGCTCAACCCCACGAGCGCGATCGGCGAGTACGAGCCGCGGATCTACTTCGGCGAGGAGATGCGCCACTTCTCCATCGTCGGGCAGGGCGACACCTCGACCCCGCGCGAGGTCGACCGGCCGACGGGCGGCGAGGAGTCGCGCTACACCTACCAGGGCGAGGGCGGCGTGGGCATCGGCTCGTGGCCCCGGCAAGCCGCCTATGCCATCACCCACCGCGACCTGAAGTTCCTGCTCTCCGACGCGGTCGGTGGCGACTCGCGCCTGCTCGAGCACCGCACGCCCACCGAGCGCGTCCAGCGGGTCGCGCCGTGGCTGACCCTCGACGACGACGTCTACCCGACGGTCGTCGACGGTCGCATCCAGTGGGTCGTCGACGGCTACACGACCTCCAACGACTACCCCTACAGCACCGCCTTCTCCATCTCGGGCGTGCAGTCGGGGCAGGTCTCCTCGGTGCAGACGCAGCGCAACAGCTCGCTCGTCGGCGACCGGATCAACTACATGCGCAACTCGGTCAAGGCGACCGTCGACGCCTACGACGGCACCGTGCGGCTCTACAAGTGGGACGACGAGGACCCGATCGTCAACGCCTGGGACAAGGCCTTCCCGGGGCTGCTCAAGAGCACGCAGTCGATCAGCGGCGACCTCATGTCGCACCTGCGCTACCCCGAGGACATCTTCCGCATGCAGCGCGCGGTCCTCGCCGACTACCACGTGACCGCGGCGAGCGACTTCCGCGCCGGACAGGACCGCTGGCGGGTGCCGGACGATCCCTCCCGCGGGGACGACGGTGTGGCCCAGCCGCCCTACTTCCTCTCGCTCGCGATGCCCGACCAGCGCGAGCCGGTGTGGTCGCTCACCTCGACCTACATCCCGCGGGGCACGCGCAATGTCATGGCCGGCTACCTGTCGGCCGACGGCGATGCCGGGTCGACGGCGGGCAAGCCGGCCGACGGCTACGGCGACCTGCGCCTGCTCTCGGTGCCACGGGACACGACCGTCCCGGGCGTCGGCCAGGTGCAGAACAACATCGTCTCCTCGACGGCGACGACCGGCTCGGGCTCGCAGACGCTGACCGACTGGATCAACAACGCCAACCGCGGTGGCTCGCAGGTGCACTTCGGCAACCAGCTCGCGCTGCCGGTGGGCGAGGGTTTCCTCCACGTCGAGCCGATCTACGTCTCCTCGGCTTCGGGCACGAGCTACCCGCAGTTGCGGGTCGTCGTCGCGACCTTCGCCGGGCGGGTGGCGTGGGGCCAGACCCTCGACGCCGCCCTCGACGAGCTCTTCGGCGGCGACGCGGGCGTGGACGGCGGTGACGACGGCAGCAAGGAGCCGAAGGGCAAGGAGCCGGCCGAGCCGAAGAACCTCACCGCCGACGAGAAGAAGCTCCGCGAGGCGATCGCCGGCATGCAGCAGGCCTACAAGGACTCGGAGGAGGCCCTCGAGAAGGGCGACTTCACCGCCTACGGCGAGGCCCAGAAGGAGCTGAAGAAGTACCTCGAGGACGCCGCCGAGGCGCAGCCGGGAGGCGGCTCGGCGACTCTCGACGAGGGCTGA
- a CDS encoding RNA polymerase sigma factor, whose translation MQQPFETAVAQHGDTVLRVCRAVLGPGPDADDAWSETFLAALRSWPDLDEDTTVQAWLVRVAHRKAIDVTRARARQAVPTDDLPDLPSPVGNPGEGGGDLWQVVARLPERQRLAVAYHYLGGLPHTQTAELIGGTPAAVRRAASDGIARLRAMLADDRQGEMS comes from the coding sequence ATGCAGCAGCCCTTCGAGACCGCGGTCGCGCAGCACGGCGACACCGTGCTGCGGGTCTGCCGCGCCGTCCTCGGCCCCGGGCCGGACGCCGACGACGCGTGGTCGGAGACCTTCCTCGCGGCGCTCCGCTCGTGGCCGGACCTCGACGAGGACACCACCGTCCAGGCCTGGCTCGTGCGCGTCGCCCACCGCAAGGCGATCGACGTGACCCGGGCCAGGGCCCGGCAGGCGGTGCCCACGGACGACCTGCCGGACCTCCCTTCGCCCGTCGGCAACCCCGGCGAAGGGGGTGGCGACCTCTGGCAGGTCGTGGCCCGGCTGCCGGAGCGCCAGCGGCTGGCCGTCGCCTACCACTACCTCGGCGGGCTGCCGCACACGCAGACGGCCGAGCTCATCGGCGGCACCCCGGCGGCCGTGCGCCGCGCCGCCTCCGACGGGATCGCGCGGCTGCGCGCGATGCTCGCCGACGACCGACAAGGAGAGATGTCATGA
- a CDS encoding DNA-3-methyladenine glycosylase I — MSADTGVVVGEDGLARPTWASTDPLIRDYYDTEWGMPVRDEQGLFERISLEAFQSGLSWATILRKRPAFRTAFDGFDPEVVAAYGDDDVERLMADAGIVRNRAKILATIGNAAATVRLREDGGLVDFVWSFQPEQTPRPRTIAEVPTRSPESLALSKALRARGFSFVGPTTMYALMEAVGIVDTHLLHSHRRGSSGVWEEHSG, encoded by the coding sequence ATGAGCGCCGACACCGGCGTCGTCGTCGGCGAGGACGGGCTGGCCCGACCCACGTGGGCGAGCACCGACCCCCTGATCCGCGACTACTACGACACCGAGTGGGGCATGCCGGTGCGAGACGAGCAGGGGCTCTTCGAGCGGATCAGCCTCGAGGCCTTCCAGTCCGGGCTGTCGTGGGCGACGATCCTGCGCAAGCGACCGGCCTTCCGCACGGCCTTCGACGGCTTCGACCCCGAGGTCGTCGCGGCCTACGGCGACGACGACGTCGAGCGCCTCATGGCCGACGCCGGCATCGTGCGCAACCGGGCGAAGATCCTCGCCACGATCGGCAATGCCGCCGCGACCGTCCGGCTGCGCGAGGACGGCGGGCTCGTCGACTTCGTGTGGTCCTTCCAGCCGGAGCAGACGCCCCGGCCGCGCACCATCGCCGAGGTCCCGACCCGCTCCCCCGAGTCGCTCGCCCTGTCCAAGGCGCTGCGCGCCCGCGGCTTCTCCTTCGTCGGCCCGACGACGATGTACGCGCTCATGGAGGCGGTCGGCATCGTCGACACCCACCTGCTCCACTCCCACCGGCGCGGCAGCTCCGGCGTCTGGGAGGAGCACTCCGGCTGA
- a CDS encoding PPA1309 family protein: protein MVFVPDSSPDQTPDPAPQPTTEPLAVAALETERHVASAGWDQNPRVFALVDTASLAAAEPQLAAALSGDADRAPGALTAIEQEDLPRTSNLESLLGRMAWPETVDGVALAVERVVIPPGAERDLPQDPDEAVDALAQHPQRQDVRLLVAVHRDGRAVCLLRQRANDRDDRVATGEDIAPGLVHALRATLED from the coding sequence ATGGTCTTCGTGCCCGACTCGTCACCAGACCAGACCCCCGACCCCGCGCCGCAGCCGACCACCGAGCCGCTCGCCGTCGCCGCCCTCGAGACCGAGCGCCACGTCGCCTCCGCCGGGTGGGACCAGAACCCCCGCGTCTTCGCCCTCGTCGACACCGCCTCCCTCGCCGCGGCCGAGCCGCAGCTGGCCGCTGCCCTGAGCGGCGACGCCGACCGGGCCCCCGGCGCCCTCACGGCCATCGAGCAGGAGGACCTGCCCCGCACGTCCAACCTCGAGTCCCTCCTCGGTCGGATGGCCTGGCCCGAGACCGTCGACGGGGTCGCCCTCGCCGTCGAGCGGGTCGTCATCCCGCCGGGCGCCGAGCGCGACCTGCCGCAGGACCCCGACGAGGCCGTCGACGCCCTCGCCCAGCACCCGCAGCGGCAGGACGTGCGCCTGCTCGTCGCCGTCCACCGCGACGGCCGGGCCGTGTGCCTGCTGCGGCAGCGGGCCAACGACCGCGACGACCGGGTTGCCACCGGTGAGGACATCGCCCCCGGCCTCGTCCACGCCCTGCGGGCGACGCTGGAGGACTGA
- a CDS encoding zinc-dependent metalloprotease: MSNDPSTPSGSPGDDGLPPEIARIFRDLNGGRDLPPQVVEQLKAMGIGDADPAQVAAMTSQITSMFTPGAMTKGVDITSAVTAAQEAAEDDDHEMGPRERGLAEQAVHVASMWLDQVTDLEAPGLTGAALSRAEWIEATMPVWASLVDPVADGLSAAIRDSFTSRLQGPDAPDLQALGLPAGMDLSMLAQQMAPFVDTMASSLITGQTAEAVGALSSETLTATEAGVPLLTTQVGLLPGNVADFAEGLDVELDEVWLHLAAREVARMRLFTAVPWIGPQILAAIQSYARGMAIDTDAIDAAVREVDPSDPSAIQEALTGSFLNPAPTAAQQHALGQLETWLALIEGWVDHVAARATADHLPHTVAMTEMIRRRRATGGPAERTFAGLVGLELRPRRLRDAANLFAALEERVGAAGRDGVWAHPDVAPTAADLDDVLGFVERTAAGGGGNERSDLDDVLESILREADEGGSAAGGSGSDDPTA; encoded by the coding sequence GTGAGCAACGACCCCAGCACCCCATCCGGTTCCCCCGGGGACGACGGTCTGCCTCCGGAGATCGCGAGGATCTTCCGCGATCTCAACGGCGGACGTGACCTGCCGCCCCAGGTCGTCGAGCAGCTCAAGGCCATGGGCATCGGCGACGCCGACCCCGCGCAGGTCGCGGCGATGACCTCCCAGATCACGTCGATGTTCACCCCCGGCGCCATGACGAAGGGGGTGGACATCACCTCCGCGGTGACGGCCGCGCAGGAGGCCGCCGAGGACGACGACCACGAGATGGGTCCGCGCGAGCGCGGCCTCGCCGAGCAGGCCGTGCACGTCGCGTCGATGTGGCTCGACCAGGTGACCGACCTCGAGGCCCCCGGGCTCACCGGCGCGGCCCTGTCCCGGGCCGAGTGGATCGAGGCGACCATGCCGGTCTGGGCCTCGCTCGTCGACCCGGTCGCCGACGGGCTGTCCGCCGCCATCCGCGACTCCTTCACCTCCCGGCTCCAGGGGCCCGACGCCCCCGACCTGCAGGCCCTCGGGCTGCCGGCCGGCATGGACCTGTCGATGCTGGCCCAGCAGATGGCTCCCTTCGTCGACACGATGGCGTCCTCCCTCATCACCGGCCAGACCGCGGAGGCCGTCGGGGCGCTGTCGTCCGAGACCCTGACCGCGACCGAGGCCGGCGTGCCGCTGCTCACGACGCAGGTGGGGCTGCTGCCGGGCAATGTCGCCGACTTCGCCGAGGGGCTCGACGTCGAGCTCGACGAGGTGTGGCTGCACCTGGCGGCCCGGGAGGTCGCGCGGATGCGGCTCTTCACCGCCGTGCCGTGGATCGGCCCGCAGATCCTCGCCGCCATCCAGTCCTATGCCCGCGGCATGGCGATCGACACCGACGCCATCGACGCCGCCGTGCGCGAGGTCGACCCAAGCGACCCCTCGGCGATCCAGGAGGCGCTGACCGGCAGCTTCCTCAACCCCGCGCCCACCGCCGCCCAGCAGCACGCCCTCGGCCAGCTCGAGACCTGGCTGGCGCTCATCGAGGGCTGGGTCGACCACGTCGCCGCCCGGGCCACCGCCGACCATCTGCCGCACACCGTGGCGATGACCGAGATGATCCGTCGTCGGCGCGCGACCGGTGGGCCGGCCGAGCGCACCTTCGCCGGGCTCGTCGGGCTCGAGCTGCGGCCGCGCCGCCTGCGCGACGCCGCCAACCTCTTCGCCGCCCTCGAGGAGCGGGTCGGCGCCGCCGGTCGCGACGGCGTGTGGGCGCATCCCGACGTCGCGCCGACCGCCGCCGACCTCGACGACGTGCTCGGCTTCGTCGAGCGCACCGCCGCCGGCGGGGGTGGCAACGAGCGCAGCGACCTCGACGACGTGCTCGAGTCGATCCTGCGCGAGGCGGACGAAGGCGGCTCTGCCGCAGGCGGATCCGGCTCCGACGACCCGACCGCGTGA